One genomic window of Paraburkholderia phytofirmans PsJN includes the following:
- a CDS encoding AAA family ATPase: MKPGNNSLGKRRTRKIAISVAAALIAVLLAFGVWHYQQRAAQVAPALTGVASQMRHDSSAWTHEEKDASQMLRDIHDAKVAAIGVSPNAILISKRDGTKYFVTDHNATFSHALLLGEPKADEAAAYQLVWLPDADIQTGGSRWVQVFDQVRDAISVLLPLLLVGGMVWFMRREMRGGATLLARAPALRFDDVIGAGEAKTALADIRGYLSDPKQFTSMGVRAPCGILMVGGPGVGKTRLAQALAGECGANFISITGSYFSAKYYGVGIQKVKHLFELARKNAPTVIFIDEADGLAKRTDTGSGPVEAESNRIINQLLAEMDGFASNEGVIIVAATNHPDNLDEALRRPGRFDRTVQVRLPDREDRAKIFRFYAEKLKSKAADIDYDQLARLTTGLSPATVAMVVNQAGLVARKSGDTEITSKHFMEAIKIARIGDVSGAERALSEDERTRIAVHEAGHGLVAALLGTGVLEEVTILPRGGALGVALITKAQDKHLYRETEIRNEIQVLLGGRNAEILTFSEASSGAASDLQEASRISLDMVSKFGFNSDGDLFSLAALPSQYAGLQMKSAIEHANVLLKELNELCYGLLHAYEPVLRAIADELLEQETVPGETVYRLIKEHKSALKIVHEPEAA; the protein is encoded by the coding sequence ATGAAGCCGGGAAACAATTCGCTTGGTAAAAGACGCACGCGCAAGATCGCCATCTCGGTGGCGGCCGCGCTGATCGCAGTGCTGCTCGCATTCGGCGTGTGGCATTACCAGCAGCGCGCCGCGCAGGTCGCGCCTGCGCTGACCGGTGTCGCGAGCCAGATGCGCCACGATTCCTCGGCATGGACGCACGAAGAAAAAGACGCCTCGCAAATGCTGCGCGATATTCACGACGCGAAGGTTGCCGCGATCGGCGTGAGTCCCAACGCGATTTTGATCTCGAAGCGCGACGGCACGAAATACTTCGTCACCGACCATAACGCGACGTTCTCGCATGCGCTGCTGCTCGGCGAGCCGAAGGCCGACGAAGCCGCCGCGTATCAACTCGTCTGGCTTCCCGATGCGGATATTCAAACCGGCGGCTCGCGCTGGGTGCAGGTGTTCGATCAGGTGCGCGACGCCATCAGCGTGCTGCTGCCGCTGCTGCTGGTTGGCGGCATGGTGTGGTTCATGCGCCGCGAAATGCGCGGCGGCGCGACGCTGCTCGCGAGGGCGCCCGCACTGCGTTTCGACGACGTGATCGGTGCGGGCGAAGCGAAGACGGCGCTCGCGGACATTCGCGGCTATCTGTCCGACCCGAAACAATTCACGTCGATGGGCGTGCGCGCGCCGTGCGGCATTCTGATGGTAGGCGGTCCGGGCGTCGGCAAGACGCGGCTTGCGCAGGCGCTGGCCGGCGAGTGCGGCGCGAACTTCATCTCGATCACGGGCAGCTATTTCAGCGCGAAGTATTACGGCGTCGGCATCCAGAAGGTCAAGCATCTGTTCGAACTGGCGCGCAAGAATGCGCCCACCGTGATCTTCATCGACGAAGCCGACGGGCTCGCCAAGCGCACGGATACGGGCAGCGGTCCGGTCGAAGCCGAGAGCAATCGCATCATCAATCAACTGCTGGCGGAAATGGATGGCTTCGCTTCGAACGAAGGCGTGATCATCGTCGCGGCGACCAATCACCCCGACAATCTGGACGAGGCATTGCGCCGCCCGGGCCGCTTCGATCGCACCGTGCAGGTCCGTTTGCCCGATCGCGAAGACCGCGCGAAGATTTTCCGTTTCTACGCGGAGAAACTGAAGTCGAAAGCCGCCGACATCGACTACGATCAACTGGCGCGGCTGACCACGGGTTTGTCGCCGGCAACGGTCGCGATGGTGGTGAATCAGGCGGGGCTCGTCGCGCGTAAGTCGGGCGACACCGAAATCACCTCGAAGCATTTCATGGAAGCGATCAAGATTGCGCGGATCGGCGACGTGAGCGGCGCCGAGCGCGCATTGAGCGAAGACGAACGCACGCGTATCGCGGTGCACGAAGCGGGGCACGGTCTCGTCGCCGCACTGCTCGGCACGGGCGTGCTGGAAGAGGTCACGATTTTGCCGCGCGGCGGTGCGCTCGGTGTGGCGCTGATCACGAAAGCGCAGGACAAGCACCTGTACCGCGAGACCGAGATCCGCAACGAAATCCAGGTTTTGCTCGGCGGCCGCAACGCGGAAATTCTAACGTTCTCCGAAGCATCGAGCGGCGCCGCTTCGGATCTGCAGGAAGCGTCGCGTATCAGCCTCGACATGGTGTCGAAATTCGGTTTCAACAGCGACGGCGATCTGTTCAGCCTCGCGGCGCTGCCGTCGCAGTACGCGGGTCTGCAAATGAAGAGCGCTATCGAGCACGCGAACGTGCTGCTCAAGGAATTGAACGAACTATGTTACGGCTTGCTGCATGCGTACGAGCCGGTGCTGCGCGCAATTGCGGACGAATTGCTGGAGCAGGAAACCGTGCCCGGCGAAACCGTGTACCGGTTGATCAAGGAGCACAAGAGCGCGCTGAAGATCGTTCACGAGCCGGAAGCGGCTTGA
- a CDS encoding NAD(P)H-dependent flavin oxidoreductase — translation MQDNTPVFDTALTRLLGCRHPVISAGMGGPARAELAVAVSEAGGFGLLGMVGEAPEVIECEIAAVRATTSQPFGVNLIPFRTDPALLDAQLDVCRAAQVPAMCFFWNVMPDVVKRAKDAGALVLWQVGSLDEALAAQQAGVDAVIAQGVEAGGHVRGRIGIMALLPELTQRLHVPVVASGGFATGGGLIAALALGAAGIHCGTLFVATHESFAHDYHKQRIVDARAGDTVHTDVYAINWPPGSPVRVLANSVTREAGDHLFGNHPHVLPREEIAHDDQGPIYKFSTISPLRDTVGDMEKMALFAGESSALVERCAPAAEVIARLMNEAADAAARVRAASAH, via the coding sequence ATGCAGGACAACACGCCGGTATTCGACACAGCGCTGACCCGTTTGCTCGGTTGTCGGCATCCCGTCATTTCAGCCGGCATGGGCGGCCCGGCGCGCGCCGAGTTGGCGGTCGCCGTCTCTGAAGCCGGCGGCTTTGGCCTGCTCGGCATGGTTGGCGAAGCACCGGAGGTGATCGAGTGCGAGATCGCCGCCGTGCGCGCGACGACGAGCCAACCGTTCGGCGTCAACCTCATTCCTTTCCGGACGGACCCCGCGCTGCTCGATGCGCAACTCGACGTGTGCCGCGCGGCGCAGGTGCCGGCCATGTGCTTCTTCTGGAACGTCATGCCGGACGTGGTGAAACGCGCTAAAGACGCCGGCGCGCTCGTCCTCTGGCAAGTCGGCTCGCTCGACGAGGCGCTCGCCGCGCAGCAGGCCGGTGTGGACGCCGTCATCGCGCAAGGTGTGGAAGCCGGCGGCCATGTGCGCGGGCGCATCGGCATCATGGCGCTGCTGCCGGAACTCACGCAGCGTTTGCATGTGCCAGTGGTGGCCTCCGGCGGCTTCGCGACCGGTGGCGGGCTGATTGCCGCACTCGCGCTCGGCGCGGCGGGCATTCACTGCGGCACGCTATTCGTCGCGACGCATGAGTCTTTCGCGCACGACTATCACAAGCAACGGATCGTCGATGCCCGCGCGGGCGACACCGTGCATACCGACGTCTACGCGATCAACTGGCCGCCGGGCTCGCCAGTGCGCGTGCTGGCGAACAGCGTGACGCGCGAGGCCGGCGACCATCTGTTCGGCAATCATCCCCACGTGTTGCCGCGCGAAGAAATCGCGCACGACGACCAAGGGCCGATCTACAAATTCAGCACGATCTCCCCGCTACGCGATACGGTGGGCGATATGGAAAAAATGGCGCTGTTCGCGGGGGAATCGTCGGCGCTGGTCGAGCGGTGCGCACCGGCGGCGGAAGTTATCGCCCGGCTCATGAACGAGGCGGCGGACGCGGCGGCGCGGGTCCGCGCCGCAAGTGCGCACTGA
- a CDS encoding arsenic transporter produces the protein MNALLSSPVSVWAIAALSTLGVITRPFRLPEAVWAVLGALALCGLGMLSWSDALAAVGKGLDVYLFLTGMMVASELARKEGLFDYLAALAAKRAAGSAKKLFFLMYCVGTIVTVFMSNDATAVVLTPAVLAVAHVVKAEKPLPYLYICAFIANAASFVLPISNPANLVIFQDRMPTLLSWLGRFAVPSVLSIVATYLALRFMQRQELTQQIESEVEVPRLSAAGKATGLGIAVMAIVMLGASALDVSLGLPTFCAGLVLFLAICILKRKFLGAHLGEISWAVLPLVAGLFVLVEGLQRTGVIANLAAVVRTASTTIPTHAGWISGAVMAVACNLINNLPAGLIAGSALTAAHAPTPVASAVLIGVDLGPNFSVTGSLATILWLTALRRDGIEVTAWSFLKLGVVVTLPALVTALGAVALGATW, from the coding sequence ATGAATGCATTGCTGAGTTCCCCTGTGTCCGTCTGGGCTATCGCCGCGCTCTCAACGCTCGGCGTCATCACCCGGCCGTTCAGGCTTCCTGAAGCAGTGTGGGCGGTGCTTGGCGCACTTGCCCTATGCGGGCTTGGGATGCTGTCATGGTCCGACGCACTTGCGGCGGTCGGCAAGGGCCTCGACGTCTACCTGTTTCTGACCGGCATGATGGTAGCGTCCGAGCTTGCCCGCAAGGAGGGGCTGTTCGACTACCTGGCTGCACTTGCTGCGAAACGCGCTGCAGGCTCGGCGAAGAAGCTGTTCTTTCTGATGTACTGCGTCGGTACTATCGTGACTGTCTTCATGTCCAACGACGCGACCGCAGTCGTGCTGACACCCGCGGTGCTCGCTGTTGCCCACGTCGTCAAGGCAGAGAAGCCTCTGCCGTATCTCTACATTTGCGCCTTCATTGCGAACGCCGCGAGTTTCGTCTTGCCCATCTCAAACCCTGCGAATCTGGTCATCTTTCAGGACCGTATGCCGACGCTGCTGAGCTGGCTCGGTCGTTTCGCCGTACCGTCGGTGTTGAGCATTGTCGCCACCTATCTGGCGCTGCGTTTCATGCAGCGGCAGGAACTCACGCAGCAGATTGAATCCGAGGTCGAGGTTCCCAGGCTGTCGGCGGCAGGCAAAGCGACGGGCCTCGGCATCGCCGTGATGGCTATCGTGATGCTGGGCGCGTCGGCGCTCGATGTATCCCTTGGCCTGCCGACTTTCTGCGCCGGGCTGGTGCTCTTTTTGGCCATCTGCATCCTTAAGCGGAAGTTTCTCGGCGCGCATCTTGGCGAGATTTCCTGGGCGGTCCTCCCACTGGTCGCCGGACTTTTCGTTCTGGTCGAGGGTCTTCAGCGCACAGGCGTGATAGCAAATCTGGCCGCTGTCGTCAGGACCGCTTCGACAACTATCCCCACTCACGCGGGCTGGATTTCCGGTGCCGTCATGGCTGTCGCCTGCAATCTCATCAATAACCTGCCGGCTGGCCTGATAGCCGGCTCAGCGCTCACGGCCGCTCATGCACCCACGCCTGTCGCGAGTGCGGTCCTGATAGGCGTCGACCTCGGTCCGAACTTCTCGGTCACGGGCTCGCTCGCCACCATTCTCTGGCTGACGGCCCTGCGCCGGGACGGTATCGAAGTGACTGCGTGGTCTTTTCTCAAGCTGGGTGTCGTCGTGACGCTGCCTGCGTTGGTGACTGCATTAGGCGCTGTTGCCTTGGGAGCGACCTGGTAG
- a CDS encoding MFS transporter, which yields MSPRSEQPPADDEAPKSPSSRSLRGLDGLNFLMADVRDGLGPFLSVYLKGTQHWGSGNIGLVMAASGVAAAICQIPAGLLVDAVRVKRLLIAISGLLVGAGCLLIAFFPKLPTVLAAQITLGAASAIIPPCLAALSLGVVGHRLLPARISRNEGFNHAGNFTAAVLAGALGQYVGVIWLFYLICGFAVASALVVLLIKPKEIDHELARGAEKPSETKGHTSPMPFSALWKKRDLKVFIISVVLFHFGNAAMLPLAGQVIAKVHPGMDVIALSACVIAAQLVMVAVAAAVGHALYKGVGRKKIFLVALAVLPVRGVLFSMTSSPYAVVAIQLLDGVAAGIFGVIGVVIASDLMRGTGRFNLAQGLMALAVGIGAALSNVTGGYVVEKFGFTAGFLTLAAISALALAFFAAFMPETRPDEEGKAAPGEQRRDFIPTSN from the coding sequence GTGAGCCCGCGGTCAGAGCAGCCGCCGGCTGACGACGAAGCGCCGAAGTCCCCGTCGTCACGCAGCCTGCGCGGGCTCGACGGGTTAAATTTCCTGATGGCCGACGTGCGGGACGGCCTCGGCCCCTTCCTGTCCGTCTATCTGAAAGGCACCCAACACTGGGGCTCGGGCAACATCGGTCTGGTCATGGCGGCCAGCGGTGTTGCCGCGGCTATCTGCCAGATTCCGGCGGGGTTACTGGTGGACGCGGTCCGAGTCAAGCGCCTGCTCATTGCGATTTCAGGTCTGCTGGTCGGCGCGGGATGTCTTCTGATTGCCTTCTTCCCGAAACTGCCGACCGTGCTCGCCGCGCAAATTACGCTCGGTGCAGCCTCGGCCATCATTCCACCTTGTCTCGCGGCATTGAGTCTCGGCGTGGTGGGACACCGGCTGCTGCCTGCCCGGATAAGCCGCAACGAAGGGTTCAATCACGCCGGGAATTTCACGGCGGCTGTTCTGGCGGGCGCTCTGGGACAGTACGTCGGGGTTATCTGGCTGTTCTATCTTATCTGCGGATTTGCAGTGGCAAGCGCGCTCGTGGTTCTGCTGATCAAGCCGAAGGAAATTGACCACGAGCTCGCCCGTGGCGCCGAAAAGCCGTCGGAGACGAAGGGGCACACCAGCCCCATGCCGTTTTCGGCGCTATGGAAAAAGCGCGACCTCAAGGTGTTCATCATCTCGGTCGTCCTTTTTCACTTCGGCAATGCCGCGATGCTGCCGCTCGCGGGCCAGGTCATTGCAAAGGTCCATCCAGGAATGGATGTCATCGCACTAAGCGCCTGTGTTATCGCTGCACAACTCGTGATGGTCGCGGTCGCCGCGGCCGTGGGCCATGCCCTGTACAAAGGGGTTGGGCGCAAGAAGATTTTCCTGGTCGCACTGGCTGTACTGCCGGTCCGGGGTGTGCTGTTCTCGATGACGAGCAGTCCCTATGCCGTGGTGGCGATTCAGTTGCTCGACGGCGTCGCCGCCGGCATTTTTGGTGTTATTGGGGTCGTCATAGCGTCTGACCTGATGCGCGGCACCGGACGGTTCAATCTCGCTCAGGGCCTCATGGCGCTTGCGGTGGGAATCGGCGCTGCGCTCAGTAACGTCACCGGGGGATATGTCGTCGAGAAATTTGGTTTTACGGCTGGATTTCTGACCCTGGCTGCTATCAGCGCGCTGGCACTCGCGTTCTTCGCGGCGTTCATGCCGGAAACGCGACCGGACGAGGAGGGTAAGGCGGCGCCGGGCGAGCAGCGCCGAGACTTCATTCCAACATCGAACTGA